One part of the Malus sylvestris chromosome 2, drMalSylv7.2, whole genome shotgun sequence genome encodes these proteins:
- the LOC126607681 gene encoding uncharacterized protein LOC126607681, which produces MEEEPKLQNLEEDDPKSQSLEEQGSMSQSLEEDPTPHSLKEPKLQSLEKGGPKSQSLKEDYKSQNVEEGDSKSQSLKEDPKSLSLEENPKSLSLEEDPKSQSLEGRDKIAFSELNENSLQFLDSIDGYLTLLDSLSWTLRQGWLQLASARHSMGESRVSSALLDLKSHNASTFLQVTQQSDTETEQIHHFTLRKWASSDNDNGAPLMNMSPQIRQRKDKDGRPPPLKAETAHQHQLQKERTKSLLMFGVLVLPKLRAAQLSFESALDALVEIANMRSLMLSVFDKVREELEAAEAK; this is translated from the exons ATGGAAGAAGAACCTAAATTGCAGAACTTGGAAGAAGACGACCCTAAATCACAAAGCTTGGAAGAACAAGGCTCTATGTCACAGAGCTTAGAAGAAGACCCCACACCGCACAGCTTGAAAGAACCTAAATTACAGAGCTTGGAAAAAGGAGGCCCTAAATCACAGAGCTTGAAAGAAGACTATAAATCGCAGAATGTGGAAGAAGGAGACTCTAAATCCCAGAGCTTGAAAGAAGACCCTAAATCACTCAGCTTggaagaaaaccctaaatcacTCAGCTTGGAAGAAGACCCTAAATCACAGAGCTTGGAAGGACGAGATAAAATTGCATTCTCTGAATTGAATGAAAATTCATTGCAATTCCTGGATTCAATAGACGGGTATTTAACCCTATTGGATTCACTGTCCTGGACACTTCGGCAG GGGTGGTTGCAATTAGCAAGTGCTCGACATTCTATGGGTGAGTCACGCGTGAGCAGTGCTTTGTTGGACCTGAAATCCCACAATGCAAGTACATTTCTGCAAGTAACCCAGCAATCTGATACTGAAACAGAGCAAATTCATCATTTTACATTGCGCAAATGGGCATCCTCCGACAATGACAATGGAGCTCCACTTATGAATATGAGTCCACAGATACGACAACGAAAGGATAAGGATGGACGTCCACCCCCACTTAAAGCTGAAACTGCTCACCAACATCAACTTCAGAAGGAGCGGACTAAATCACTGTTGATGTTTGGTGTTTTGGTTTTGCCGAAGCTACGGGCAGCACAACTCTCATTTGAATCTGCACTTGACGCACTTGTAGAGATTGCCAACATGCGTTCTTTGATGCTTTCCGTGTTTGATAAGGTCAGGGAAGAATTGGAGGCTGCGGAAGCCAAATGA
- the LOC126607771 gene encoding 60S ribosomal protein L34-like: protein MVQRLMYRKRHSYATKSNQHRIVKTPGGKLIYQTTKKRASGPKCPVTGKRIQGIPHLRPAEYKRSRLSRNRRTVNRAYGGVLSGGAVRERIIRAFLVEEQKIVKKVLKIQKAKERQAEKGTKH, encoded by the coding sequence ATGGTGCAGCGGCTCATGTACCGGAAGCGTCACAGCTACGCCACCAAGTCCAACCAGCACCGCATCGTCAAAACTCCCGGGGGGAAATTGATCTATCAGACCACCAAGAAGAGAGCCAGCGGTCCCAAATGCCCTGTTACTGGCAAGAGAATCCAAGGGATTCCTCACTTGAGACCTGCTGAGTACAAGAGGTCTAGATTATCTAGGAACCGCAGGACTGTGAACCGGGCCTATGGTGGTGTATTGTCTGGAGGTGCAGTTAGGGAGAGGATCATTCGAGCTTTCTTGGTCGAAGAGCAAAAGATCGTGAAGAAGGTTTTGAAGATTCAAAAGGCTAAGGAAAGGCAGGCGGAGAAAGGAACCAAACATTGA